The sequence below is a genomic window from Falco rusticolus isolate bFalRus1 chromosome 8, bFalRus1.pri, whole genome shotgun sequence.
ATCTGAaactgtaaacattttaaaacaggctCTCCAGAAGACCAAGATAGGCAAATGATAGGAGTGTTACGGCTAAGGCAGTGAGAGCAGCACCTTTATCTCATACTTACTGCGTCAGAAACATTCAAAATGCTTAGTAGTTACACTATGTCTGGCTTTGTGTGGGGTTCAGTTTCTTAGACTGATACAGAGTGTATTGGTTCTCTCCCTGGGATTGAGCAGACCAGTTGACAGCAGTTATAGTAAGTTATTTCTTAAATTGACCATGaaacaagaatttaaaaaaatgaaaaaatacagcagcttttatttatgtaaaaatctGAACTTGTTGATTAGGGTAACTGAGGTTCGAGGTAGCTCTAATGTCGTATGCATCAACAGGTACATTCGCAGGCGAGATAAATCTTGCTAGAGAAGACCAGAGTAGCTCTTAGCTGGCTACCAATTTCAGATTTCGCACAGTTGGTAAAATATCATCCAGGTTACTGATCTctgaaatggaatgaaaagcaaaatggtaAGGTGCATGTATCTAGAACATCTTCAAGTTCAGCCAAGATTCTAACTTAATGTTAAATACAGGTAGTGAATGTTAAATACAGTAGTGAATAAAATAAGCTCCTCGcgcattttaatgtttttggaaAAGCCTCAATTTAGCTTATCTTATGTGATTGGATATATGCAACCCCATGTTcaatgaaaactattttgctCCCTTCCATGTTcaatgaaaactattttgatCACTTCCCAtcaaaagggggaaagaagagTAGAGGCAGGCAAAAGTTAGCACCCTCCCTCACATCATTGTGTTTCAGCACACCAGGAGTAAACAAAACGCTTGttaattatttaaagttttaGGAGGAAGTGCTGGCACAACGATAATTACAACTCTTGCAAATATTACTCACCTAGAAGACAGAGCAAATCTTGAATGAGAGCTTGAAATGGTGGAAAAAAGCACTTGTGTTCTTCTAGCTTATTGATTATGCTGAAATGTGTAAGTGAGACTGTCAGATAAAAGGTACAAGGGTGCTTTAAGCTCACCTCCTCGGCTCTGTTCTCGTACTACATCATGACTTTCTGGAACACACTGCTACTTAGTAGTATATAAAACCATCTACACCAAAAACGTGTTCTCAAGTTCCAAAACCTGCAGCCAGTGTTAGCGTCAAAAAAGCGTCTCTAATTTTGCTGTTTAAGCCCTATACACATCCTTCCTTCTTACACGGCACCAGGTAAGTTTTTGACTGGAACATTAGTCTTTACATGCTAAATACActgcctgggggtggctgaTATAACTGCCTCAGAGGTGgagcaagaaatattttataagctCTTCTCTCATTACAACAGGAGCGCAGAAAGGCTGAGGAGTTAGTATCGGTAACTCGGTGTGTGTCAGACTTGCCGCCTGCTGCAAGGAAGTGTCAGTATGTTTGCAGAGCGCACGCTGAATGCAAGCTCTGATAGTCCGCTACCACCTACGTGTATGTTGTCATCAGCTGAAGATATGACAGGATTTGTCCAGTTCTCAAGGTATTTGTAGGCAGCTCAAGGCATACGTTCTCTTAGCAATACACCTCGGTGTTACAGCTGAAGCCCTGCAACACTTTCTCCCTCCCTACCCACGTGCAGGATCTGCTTTGTCTCCTTATGAATCGTGTCCTGTTAAGGCTTATTTGATCACCTTCCCCATGCAGACCAACAAGGTATTTTGGAACCTTCTagccttcatttttctctttgccagCTTTATCCTTTGGAAAACATTCAAGATTTGTTTCACGTAGGAGAGGAGTAACTCCTTTACCATCACAACTCACTGACTTTTCAACAAGTGATTAAAGTTTCTTGCATTATCAGTTTTAGGCCGTTCTCCCAATTATTAAATGCGGTGTTTGAAGAACAGCTGTCAGCGGAACAGCCCACATACCTGTGGATGTCTTgggtccccagcagctgctgtacCTGCTCAGTCATGTTCTCATTAATTACGGCACACAGTTTCCCAACAGTATTCACTACCACAGTGGGTGGAGCTGAACTGtctgtggaaaaacaaacacttcaTGTTTCTTATAACACTAataacaggaaattattttagacaCAATTAATTCTTGCAGGTGCCCAGATTTTACTCAGTTTTCACATATCTAGGCATACAAGTTCCATCattcacagaaaatgaagtgcCTGTGGTCAGAAACAAACTAGTGTTAGCTAGGAATATTGCATCTCTCACAAGTCCTATAGCGGCCAAAAAACCTTGTCAGAGCTGTGTGCTTTCACAGCAGTGATGGTACCAAAGTGCACCCTCCAATGTCAACAGATATCAGCCAACTGAAATTACAGGGAGAGGGTTACTCATTAGCTTCTGGTAACACAGCTGCAGCACGGCACAGGGGCTAGGCCAACACGGAACCTGCTCAGTAAATACCTTGTTAATGCCCAGAACTTGTTTTGGTATTGGATTCTACCTTCACTGTCTGCTGTGACTGAAGGCAACGGGCTCCTTTGTCCTTTTCTCCCTCAATTTCAGAAGAGCTAGGCTTGGAGAAGGCATCCTCAGCTCGGTTTGTTATTATTAAGGCGACACACGGCTTCCTCACCTCCTGTGCTGGCTGCGGGCAGGAAGATTGCTTGGCTCAGAAGACCTTTGTAGCCCAGGAGCCTTGCTCTGTGGCTGTacaccctgcagcacagccagaccTTTAaacccagaagcagcagcagctgctgtcgTCCAGAAGTACAAACCAGAAACGAATGGCACTGGGAGGTCCCTACGTTTGCCTCTGGGTACTggcacttaatttttttttatttcttcaaaagatTCAACAGTGTAAGACAGGCATTTCTGAGGATTAGACAGAATTACACTTGAATGAATTACAGAGTAGAAATCAAGAGCAGagtttgaaatttttttcttaaacttgtTATCTTTCAAGTGGAGAATGAAAGATGGTCAAGAATTACAAAGTCAGCTCATAGAAACAaagctttgtggaaaaaaaaataattcaatttcctctgttattcttttcttctgcctccctgATATTCTTCAGCAACTGCTGAAGGCTTACAAATAATGAGATTTACTTAAACTGCTAATTGACAGCAACCTATTTTTAATCTTCCCAGTGAAGAATTTACTCATTTCTTGGAAGCTCAGCATACTTTCTATGAAGAGATCAGCCTTTCACTTATCATATTCCTTTCCTGTAGAAACAGTTTGAATAAATGCTAGGTGGTATGGCTTTACCTAGTTCCAGGAGCTCATGGAGATTTTTCATAGCGTTGGTCATTTCCCCAAGCTTTGTGTAAACCTCATTCATTCGCGGATAAACGCCACTGAGAGAATTCACATCAAACAACTTCTGGAAGTGAGAGACTATTGCGAACACGGTCGATAAGGGCAGTGCCTGGCTGTTCTGTAGCAAGCAGGAAGAAGATCTCATCAACTTACCACTTAATAAAGCAAGGATTCTTTTAAACCATGAAACATTCTTAAAACTAGTCTATGAAGAAAACAGGTGTAACTTCCCTTATTAAATCACAGCGTTTCAAATATTCTTAAATCCGAAGACATACCTTAAAGTGAGTTTTCAGACACAAAATAtccagcaaattaaaaatactttttgagaGCCGCCTTCTCTGTTGCTTAGTAAGTATGCTTATGTTCTCAGCGCTAACTGGGAAACAGAACAGGGTAACTGAGACTACAGGACAATGTGAATTTATCATTGGCCAAATGACTGAAGAAAGCAGCCTTCCCCAAGGTGAATTTATCCATTATGTTAAAACAGTCTTTGACTACTGAATTATCTTCAAACACCTGTTCCTTAAACTCTGCAAGGCTTTCAAATGCACAAACCTAACCACCCTGTGAAGAATGTGTTTAAGAAGTCCACACTAACTTGTGATTATAAACCCTTGGTAAGAATTACCTTTTCCTTATTCTCTATTTCTTCCAAAATTGCATCTACTGTGAACTGGAGGTCTTCAACTCGTATGAATTCTCTGTTATCCTGTGGACCTGCAGTGTGCCAGGGCACCAATTCCAGAGACAGTTTTCTCAAGGACCTATGCAAATCCTTTcaaaaagaagggaggggaCACAACTCATTTTAGTAAACTGCTTAAGGttgttttctttagagaaacgggcagattttctgtttctcacatgCCAAAACATTCCAGTACTGGCGGAATTCAAACACAGTATCTTGCTTACattctttgatttaaaaataacaccGAGAGTCTAAAAATTGAAGTACTTCACACATTATAGTTTCAGTGAAGTAAGAAGTATTAGTCACAGagggtttggttttaaacaaaattacttcGCTTGTATTTTGATCAAAAAGTTACTGCTCTGGCAGGACGAAAGGAAGAATGTGTGAAGTACATAGGCTCTGAAGCTTAAGTGTCTTCTTAGGGACTCAGCCAGTGAACAAAAGCATTTAGATGATATACACAGTGCAGTATGTCTGGTGTGTAGGAACACTGTGTGTTCTTCACCCTACTATGTTTTAAAGTGGTATATAAATGgacagcagaattatttttaaaatttaacacCAAGTCAGGCAATAACAGAAgctacacacagaaaaaagcgCTACATACAGGGAGGGACCAAGGAGTGCTCAGCAGATTAAAGGAAAGATATAAAGCCAAACACAATAATGCATTACCTTTAAGGCCATTAGCTGATCTGCCCACATTTCTATAGTAAGCGGAAGGTGCTCAAATCTGCTCTCCCTAATAGAATTTTGCACTGGCCCTTTACTGCGCCTGTATATTAATGGAGGAGCTCTTGGACTTCGCAAAATAGAATCAATATGGGACAAAACCTTCAACGACAAATAACAAATGTTATTGCTCAAATACATATGactttttataataaaatccTTCACTACTTACACTAAATCATAAATAGCTCCAATAAGTTACTATCGATGAATTGTACAGATGTATTCAATATGTAATAGattgaaagattttaaaatataccagCTAGAAGATATGTAAAAGTAATACAAATAGACTTCCCTTTAAAGGACATTTAATATTTAACCACCTGAGGCACTGTCACTTCCACAGTTTGCATGTTGCTAAGGTttattatatttgctttttaaaaaaaatcagataaaagaCACTGTCTCCTCGGGCATGTTTAAAACTGTAACACAAGGATCTCTTTTGTCCAAGACAAACGCCCTGTCCTGGAAAGACTTCAGCTAAATCATTGATTTGATATTTGCCGAGCTAGTCTCTGCTTCcttgctgtattttcaggtaGTTTACACCAAGGCATGACAATGAAGAGCAGGCCTACATGAACTGCCAAACCCACAACATTACACATCCTGCTGTGTTCATATGAACAGTTAGATTCAAAACAGCATGCCTCAGTTTACATGGTtaaacaaacactgaaacattGCTAGATACATGCACAGTACAGATAAAATTTGCATACCTCTAAGTATTGCTGGCAAACTGCCTGCAGCTGATCTACTTCTGTGGTACTCtcagattctttcttttcttcgGTTCTTTCTCCGGTACTACTTCCCGAAGATCTACATGCCAAATAAATACAGTAGGTTACACCAGTAGCCTTAGCAGGAGATACCGCTTTCAACCTGATTAAAGAATCAGGTAGGTAGCACGTATACTTACACCTACAAACTAAAAATCTCCATTTTATGATGCCTGCCAATACAAGTCCATCAAACTGATTTAGCTGAAGAATATAATACCTGATGTAAATATAATTCCATTTTCTCAAGTCTCCGGTTGAGGTTATTCCAGACTGCATGCAAATTTAGAATGGAAACCACCAGGTGTACAGTTGCTCTGCTACCAGAGGTTCTACTATGGCTGAAGACTTAATATCCAGAATTTTACTCAAAAGGgtcaaattctgttttcacagtCTTTATCTGCTTCCGCTTGAACATCTTACCTGGCCTACTGTATATAGCTCACTACCCTTCTTGTCAAATCtaagatgacttttttttaaactactatCTAAATCATACCCACTGTCTGAGAGAAAGGACCATTTAAATACACATGGCGTAAAATGAAGAACTGAACAATTTTAAAGTTTAAgtgatgtttttttcaggctataaaatatttagcatATGAAGtggtattacagaaaaaaacactttttcaagCGGTACcttcaatgtattttcttagcaatgtttcagaaaaaacctaatttctaaaaataatatgGACATAACTTCAGTAGCTGCAGTATTTTGCCAACTcctattttctcattattaatCCATAATGTAACCAGTAGCTTGCTTCATAGCACACGGAAACAGCAAACACCACAGTTTGGTCCTGTCCATGTCGCCTGCAGTAGCCCTCAAATCAAATCCAGAAAGgcaaaatgcaataaaaaaaaggcacacTGCTGTGCTCCCTTTTGGAGACCTTGCCTTCACTTCAGAGATTCACACAGAGTGTCTGGGGAGATGCAGTAGCACTTGCTGCCCATAACCAGCCTCAGAGGAACAGTAATAAAGGTACATGCTTTAAAAGCTACTATCTGCATTACAGGTTGCAGGGTATCTTTGCCTTACAGAACTGCAGAGGATTCACGAAAGTCACTGAAGAAATATACTTACTGGAtagttttcttcaaagttttctccagtttcttcaCTTGGTGCTTGTAAAGTTTTAATTCCTGTGCAGTTGGtctgttagaaagaaaaagtaccATACGGTATGTCTTGCATTTGAAGGTATCTATAAAACCCAGCCAAGcgaaaaagaaagaaagctttGCTAGTGCCGCAGCATCATTCTGGAAATGAAATTCTGCACCATTTCGACGTGGCAACAGCAATAAAGAGCAAACTAATCATTAGCAGTTGTAGTTATTAACAGTGTAGGGAGGGAAGGCTGACTGTTGCTGCCATATCTTATTTCTATGAATCACTTTTAAAGGTAGATTTCATGCTACACTTTTACAAGTGATGgtgctttctatttctttctttgtaaagcAAAGTCTACTGAAGTGCTCCTAAAAAGGATGATACTTATCCTTTCTCACCTTATTTCCAAATCCTTCTTAAGATTTATATTTTCAAGCAAAAGCTGTTCATTCCTGGCTTTTGTTTCAATAAGTTGTTTCTGAAAAGACTGCAACATACACTGTTATTTATTTCATTCGTTCCATACTCAACAAGCTTGAACAATTTAAAGTACGCACATGCTAAGAAGGGTTCCCAAGCGCCTATATCGCAAGACAGCATGGATGAGGACTTACTTGGCTAAGATCAAGAGCCTGCTGCATTAGACCACAGGTGGAAAACCTAATGATTAAGGAGGTCTGCGCAGTCCCCAACTAAGACAACTCACAACAACATAGTATGAATCTTTGCATAAGGACAGTGAATCCTGCCCAGAGTTTACAAGACGACATGGTAAGAACAAAGGGATAGAAATCAAACACATGTATGTTTCTATGTGACTCTTGAAGGGTTACCATTTAGAGATCTGCGCTGACTTACTCATTCTTAGCAGTTCCATACCGTAAGCAGCGCTCTATAATTAGGAGTAGCATCTAGATTTAGGaattcttccttgctttttccttctctctgtaCCTGGTCTTCATCTTTTTTATATTGcctattaataaaaaaaaaatgtttcagcttaCTGTACTTCAATTTCCTGAAAGATCTAAGTTGGTTTAGTTAGCAGTTATATATGATATTGCTTTGATAAACGGCAAAGTAAATAGAATAGCAACTCCGTCCTAAGATCCACTGCTCTTCTTTGTTATTTCTGGGAAGCAGTTTCATGTATTAATTAAGTGCACTTATTCCTTGAGAGAAATTCCAGTACAAGCAAATCACATTTCAGTCTTCAAAATAATAATCTCAAATTATAGGAATGTCTCAGGTATGTGCTTGTTGCTTTGTACCATGTAGGCACCACGATGGATCTAAAAAGCTGGTATTCCTTTTGGTTAGGGAGATCAGTTGACTGAGCACAGCTAATGCAGTAATTCTGCCTGTGAACCATGGCAAAAGAGgaagggaatttaaaaaaaaaaaaaaaaaaaaaaagaagaagaagaagaagaagaagaaggaattaTAGCTCCCATGCCTCAATACCCCCAACTTCCTAGCTGTCCTGGCCAAGCAGCTGCTTAGTCTGACTGACAGGTACTCCCTGGATGAATCCAAACTTCCATGACCATTAAAatcctttgctgtttcttacaTGCTAGTGATGTATGGAACACAGAATTATTTACCATTGTAAGATTTAAGAACagtaagaaataagaaaattttgAACAGTAGAACCATAAGTCATAGACCTACCTGAGCTCCTTTTTCATTTGACTAATTTGAGATTCATAATAATCAATCAGACAAAggaacctgaagaaaaaaaaaatgggattttgaaTTTCAGATACTCTCAGGCATGATTTTTTGAGAGATACTGTGACCAACCCATAGGAACAGGCCACCTTACACAACTGCACTGAAGTGACAGCTTCAAATAGTGGGTTTTCTCTCATGCCAAACAAACAGGCTTGTGGTTTTCCAAAACAGAGAAGTAGAGACATTAACTCTTTACTAGTCTACAAGTGGCAAAATTattaagaggagaaaaaagctaAATCCTCCCGACAGCCGCCTCATCTTGTGATTATGGTTACTCAGCAAGCTTCAAGTGAGGCAAGGTCCCAAGCGCTAGGACTCAGCGACCATTGCAGGAGGTAGAAAGCACAGGTCCCACACAGCCCAAGAACATCCATCTCCAAAGAAAGTAAAAGTGCTTTCAAACCAAGTGTTTGCAAAAACCAGAGCCACAAAAACATGAACAGCTGAGAAACTGCATTTCCCCTTGAGTGCTCTCAGATTGTCTGTTTTGGAGAGACAGATGAGAACGCACAGGGAACAGAATTCAGTGATCCATCCTACCATACAGCGAGGGCACGAGAAAAAGGTTGCACACACACAATCCCTTTTAAATGCTTCCCAGGTAAACATCGCTAGCCAGGCCTAGAAAACCTGGTGACATCAGTGCAGTAAAGTGATGGCTACCTGAAGCCtaagaattgaaaaaaatctctgattACAGAACTATGGAGGTCTTACTGCAAGACACCCAGGCTTGGAATACTTTTAGAACTCTCCCTGAAGTACCTGGGAAGCCTTACAGCAAGCCTGCAGTCAGCAGTTGCAAAGATCACTTTCCAAAACCAGAAgggctggttttggggtggtggcgttttttgttttttgaatttacattttaaaatgttagaatCCCAGGAGGAGATCACCCTAGCAGACACTGCAGTGCCAGAGCAGAGCTAatcattcctttctctttgctgacACCTACTGCACACAGCGGCtcataactttttatttctgccgTGGATTTATCCAGCTCACGATttttatacaagaaaaaaaaatcactgaattgATGTACCTTTACAAGACTTCATATTTCAGCTTGCACTCCTAAGGtccccagctttttttttttttttttccatataaatatCGAGAACAGTTACTTTGAGatccatttcttcatttaatgTTATAGATCATTCACCAACCTAAGAAAATTGCTTACTGCTGATCTAGAAGAGACGTGGGGGCTCTTTTGCAAAACCGACAAAACATCTTGTTTTGAGTGGTAACACGACGTTGCTCTTCCATCCCAACTTTGCGCAGTTCCTTCTGCAAATGGGCAATAACCTCTTCCTGttcttgcagcttttcctgttgctgttgaTATTTGGCCTATGAACAGATAATGGGAGCATTCTGAAGTTACATTAACCCATAAGCTGGAGACTGTACTATACACGCCCAGGTAGGCACTTGGTCCCAAAGGAGGCTTATACTTGGGTTTTAGCAGTGGAAGAAGGATACATATATTTTCTAAGTTGTCGCTGGAAGATTCTGTATGGATTGAAAAATCTTAGCTATAAACTGTGTACTAACTCTATGACCCAAGACTCATGTTTATTTTGatcaatgtaaatatttttagagcttttaaaaaagtcaaaagtTTGAACCCTCAGACAGCGCTATCTGGATTACCTGTGAATCTTTCTGAAGTTCTTTGAGTTGATTCTGTTGCTGGCAAACTTTAGCTATCGTCTCATCTTCCAGCTGACAAATATTGGACTTAATGTTTTTTACCACATTTTCCAAATCATTAGCCCGTTGTTCTTGTCGAGATGCCCGACCTCGTTCCTGTCGTATCTCATctctgaaaaaagcaaatgaatccTTTATTTAAGTTAAACTCACTTCCCTAAAGACAGTGAAGGAAGCATAGGCCTGACAACGTGAAGGAAGCATAGGCCTGACAACGTTATCTAATAATGCGCAATAATAGCCTGCGGCAGCAGGTACAGGAAGTATGCTGGtatgggaagaagcagcagatgaaaaaacTTAAGAGCTCCAAAGGAACTAGGCCAACACTGCTGCATATTGGACAATAATCTTGGGGAAAAAGGTCCTAGACCTCTGGTGTGGCAAGAGTCCCACCTGGCAGGACACAGACACTCACTCTGGATTAGCAGGCAAGTTCCTTCCACTGCGTCTTACCTAAGACAACGATTAGCCTCCAGAAGCTCCTGCATCATCTTCTGCTGTCGGTCGGTGTCTTCCACCAGCGTTTTTAATGCAAGCCT
It includes:
- the CEP70 gene encoding centrosomal protein of 70 kDa isoform X1, which translates into the protein MAEEKAEWESLNKLLMHQGLEPVSLAAPQSCRSTSDAIVLDSQASRGIRLALKTLVEDTDRQQKMMQELLEANRCLRDEIRQERGRASRQEQRANDLENVVKNIKSNICQLEDETIAKVCQQQNQLKELQKDSQAKYQQQQEKLQEQEEVIAHLQKELRKVGMEEQRRVTTQNKMFCRFCKRAPTSLLDQQFLCLIDYYESQISQMKKELRQYKKDEDQVQREGKSKEEFLNLDATPNYRALLTSFQKQLIETKARNEQLLLENINLKKDLEIRPTAQELKLYKHQVKKLEKTLKKTIQSSGSSTGERTEEKKESESTTEVDQLQAVCQQYLEVLSHIDSILRSPRAPPLIYRRSKGPVQNSIRESRFEHLPLTIEMWADQLMALKDLHRSLRKLSLELVPWHTAGPQDNREFIRVEDLQFTVDAILEEIENKEKNSQALPLSTVFAIVSHFQKLFDVNSLSGVYPRMNEVYTKLGEMTNAMKNLHELLELDSSAPPTVVVNTVGKLCAVINENMTEQVQQLLGTQDIHSIINKLEEHKCFFPPFQALIQDLLCLLEISNLDDILPTVRNLKLVAS
- the CEP70 gene encoding centrosomal protein of 70 kDa isoform X2 produces the protein MAEEKAEWESLNKLLMHQGLEPVSLAAPQSCRSTSDAIVLDSQASRGIRLALKTLVEDTDRQQKMMQELLEANRCLRDEIRQERGRASRQEQRANDLENVVKNIKSNICQLEDETIAKVCQQQNQLKELQKDSQAKYQQQQEKLQEQEEVIAHLQKELRKVGMEEQRRVTTQNKMFCRFCKRAPTSLLDQQFLCLIDYYESQISQMKKELRQYKKDEDQVQREGKSKEEFLNLDATPNYRALLTSFQKQLIETKARNEQLLLENINLKKDLEIRPTAQELKLYKHQVKKLEKTLKKTIQSSGSSTGERTEEKKESESTTEVDQLQAVCQQYLEVLSHIDSILRSPRAPPLIYRRSKGPVQNSIRESRFEHLPLTIEMWADQLMALKDLHRSLRKLSLELVPWHTAGPQDNREFIRVEDLQFTVDAILEEIENKEKNSQALPLSTVFAIVSHFQKLFDVNSLSGVYPRMNEVYTKLGEMTNAMKNLHELLELDSSAPPTVVVNTVGKLCAVINENMTEQVQQLLGTQDIHRDQ